The segment CTTATTTACCGCGGTAATCGTCTCATCAATTGGTGCCCGCGCTGTCAAACTTCGCTTTCCGATTTAGAAGTAGAACACGAAAGTAAAAAGACTTCTCTGTGGCATATTCGCTATCCAGTGGATGGTGGATGGTGGATAGTGGATGGTGAAGAAGAAAAAAAAGATTATGTTGTCGTTGCTACAACTCGGCCAGAAACATTGTTTGGTGATGTGGCTATTGCTGTGCATTCTGATGATGAGCGTTACAAAGCTAGTGTGGGTAAAAAGGTAAAGCTTCCTTTAACCAATCGTTCTATTCCTGTTGTGGCCGATTCTTTTGTCGATCAGGCTTTTGGCAGTGGCGTGGTAAAAATTACACCAGCACACGATTTTAACGATTTTGCCGTGAGTGAGCGCCTGGGTCTTACAAAAATTAATATTTTAGATAAAACAGGAAAGCTTAACGATAATGTTCCCGACGATTTTAAAGGCATGGATCGTTTTAAAGCCCGTGATTTGGCCGTGGCTAAATTAGAAGAAGCCGGGCTTATTGAAAAAATTGAACCTTATGGCAATTCGGTGGGGCACTGTTATCGCTGTAAAACTGTAGTAGAACCTTATTTATCCGATCAATGGTTTGTAAAAACAAAACCGCTGGCCGATACGGCAATGAAGGCTGTGCGTGAAGGGCATACGCGTTTTGTGCCCCAGCATTGGGAAAAAACTTATTTTCAGTGGATGGAAAATATTCAAGATTGGTGTGTATCCCGTCAAATTTGGTGGGGTCATCAAATACCGGCCTGGTATTGTATGGAAGAAGTGGATAGTGGATCGTCAATGGTGGATAGCAAGAGTACTATTCACCATCCACCATCCACCATCCACTTGTGCCCTCCAATTGTTTCTGAGACACCGCCTCTTGCATGCCCTAAATGTGGATCAACAAAACTGATTCAAGATCCTGATGTTCTGGATACCTGGTTTTCTTCCGGCCTCTGGCCCTTTAGCACTTTGGGTTGGCCCGAAAATACCGAACGTTTAAAAACTTTTTATCCTACCTCATCGCTGGTGACTGCTTTTGATATCATCTTTTTTTGGGTGGCGCGCATGATGATGTTTGGGTGTCATTTTATGGCTAAGGACGGACGCCCTTTAAAAGATGCTGTGCCGTTTAAAGATGTGCATATTCATGCCTTGGTGCGTGATCCTACCGGTCAAAAAATGAGTAAGTCTAAAGGCAATGTGGTGGACCCGCTTGTACTCATGGAAAAATATGGCACCGATGCATTTCGTTTTACCTTGGCTGCTTTTGCGGCGCAGGGGCGTGATATTAAATTGGATGAGGCGCGTGTAGAAGGCTATCGTAATTTTTGTAATAAAATTTGGAATGCTAGTCGCTTTGCCATGATGAATGCCGAGCCGTTTATTAAATCGGTGGACGATTTTAAAAATATTACACCCAAAAACCGTTTTAATCAGTGGATTTTATTTGAGCTTAATCAAACTATCGACGCGGTTTCCAAATCCATCGAAGGTTACGAGTTTAACCGCGGCGCGCACACGGTGTATAACTTTTTTTGGCAAAACTTTTGCTCGTGGTACATCGAACTCACCAAAGAAATTTTCCGTTCCGGAACTGATGCCGAAAAAATTGAAACCGCCCGCACTACTTTTTATGTGCTGGATACGGCGCTCCGTCTCATGCATCCTTTTATGCCCTTTATTACCGAAGAAATTTGGCAAATGTTGGGCGATAGAAAAGGCGCAAGCATTGCTAAAAGTAATTATCCTGTAGTGGCCAATACCGAAAATTACAAAAAAGCGTGGCAGGAAGTGAATGCCTTAACACTTGTGGCCACCGCCATCCGCAACATTCGCCAAGAAACGGGTGTGCCGCTTAAAGAAGCGGTTAAAATATCGGTTATTGCTCCGGAAGCCGAAAAAACCATTCTTAAAGAAATTGAAAAAATGATTGGATGGCTTGCTACCGTTTCGCAAATTAATTTTGTTGATAAAGAACTCTCCGAACCGGCAGCACTGGCTATGGCAGGGAATGCCACCATCATGATTCCTCTTGCCGGATTGATAGATATCGACAAAGAAAAAGCGCGTCAGGATAAAAAGATGGCAAAGGTTGATAAAGATATTGCCGCCTTAAACGCACAATTGGGTAACGAAAACTTTGCTAAAAACGCCGATGCCGAATTGCTGGAAGAAAAACAAAATTTACTCAAAGCAGTGATGGCCGAAAAGGCCCTTATTGAACGGGCGATAGGGATGTTAAAATGAAAAAACCCATTTATTATACTCTTATCAAACAAGCTCTTCACGAAGACAATGCGCATCGGGATATCACTACCGAAGCCTCCTTTGGTAAAAAACCTCCTTTGGCCGATGGGTATCTGGTGGCTAAGCAAGATTTTGTGCTGTCGGGTTTGGATGTGGCACGGGATACTTTTTTAGCTGTAGATAAAAGCATTCATTTTATTACCGGTGTTGAAAATGGCGCTAAAATTTTAAAAGGCGAACGTTTTGCCAAAGTTGTGGGGCCGGTGGATAGTTTGCTGAGGGCAGAAAGAGTGGCACTTAATTTTTTGCAGCAACTCTCGGGTGTGGCTACTCTTACTTACGAATTTGTTAAAAAAATTAAAGGCTCCCGCGCTCAAATTTTAGATACACGCAAAACTGTACCGGGTTTGCGTGTATTGCAAAAACGGGCTGTGGCTCATGGCGGCGGTACTAATCATCGGATGACGTTAAATGATATGTATCTCATTAAAGATAATCATATTGATGCCTCCGGTTCGGTTTTAAAAGCTTTAGAATCTGCTCACGCGCATCGCTCTAAAAATAAATTAAAAAATGTTCTTATTCAAATTGAAGCCCGCACTTTGGCCGAAGTAAAAGATGCCCTTAAAGGACGTGCCGATCTTATTTTGCTGGACAATATGAGTATTGCACAAATTAAAGAAGCCGTGCGTTTGGTAAAAGGGCGCGTTCCGTTAGAAGTATCAGGGGGTGTGAATATCAACACGGTTAAAAAAATAGCCTCCACCGGTGTGTCGCGTATTTCTATTGGGGCACTCACGCATTCTATTAAAGCTGTTGATATCAGTTTTCTCATCCAACCCTTATGATTGTTACTTATCTTCTTATTACGCTAGCCTTTCTTGTTCCCATTTTTCTATTTTTATTAGTACGCCAAAAATTAAAAGCCAAACCCTCCGCTTCGCTGGTGATGAAATCTTCTCCAGGTTTGTTATCGGGTCTTTTTAAAGGCGGGGAGAGCACGCTGGTGGCCCTCGAAGAAAAATTATTAGCCGCCGATTTTGGTATTGAATCGACCCAAGTTCTTTTGACGGACATGGGTTCTTATTTATCCAATCCCGACGAAGCTCAAAAACATTTGCAACAAAAAATGAAAACCATGCTGGCCGATCCGCAGGGTTTTGCTTTTTCGCCCAGCAAACCTCACGTTTTAATGATGGTGGGGATTAACGGTGTGGGTAAAACTACAACTTTGGCAAAACTCGCGCATTGGGCGGTGGGGCAGAGTAAAAAAGTTCTTCTGGTGGCTGCCGATACCTTTAGGGCAGCGGCGGCCGAGCAGCTAGAAACCTGGGCTACACGCAGCGGAGCTCAAATTGTGCGTGGGAACGATCAAACCGATCCGGCAAGCCTTGTATTTGATGGTATTAAAAAGGCGCTGGCTACCGATGTAGACCTTGTTCTTATTGATACCGCTGGGCGTCTCCATACTAAATCTAATCTCATGGAAGAGCTTAAAAAAATGGTGCGTGTGGGAGAAAAAAGTTTGGGGCGGGCTTTGGACGATATTTACTTGGTGCTCGATGCCACTACTGGGCAAAACGGCCTGTCGCAGGCGCGTGATTTTTTAGGGGCCATCCCGCTTACCGGTATTGTGCTGACGAAGTTTGACGGCACGGCTAAGGGGGGTATTGTGTTTGCCATCCGTCAAAAAACTGGCCTTCCTATCCGTTTTGTAGGCATGGGCGAGGGCATGGTCGATCTCAAACCCTTTGATGCGACCGATTTTATTGATAAAATCTTTCACTAATCCCTAGCTCCTCTTCCTTAATCTCTGTACAATGAGATACATGCCCTCATCGCATGTTTTGCAATTTATAGGAGGCCTTACTTTTTTCTTTTTTGGCCTTTTTACGCTCCATCAGGGGCTTCACTCCTTTGCTGGAGACCGTCTTAAAAATCTTATCCGCAAAAGCACAGTTGGTCCTATTAAAAGTATTGTAACGGGCATTGTTGCTACTTTTTTTCTCCAAAGTTCTACCGCAACGTCTCTTATGACTATTGGTTTAGCGTCTAGTGGCCTTCTTACATTGCGTCAGGCTATGGCAGTTTTGCTTGGTGCCGGTATTGGTACCACTTTTGTGGTGCTCATTATTTCTATTAAATCCATTATGCAGCTAGGTCTTGTGTTTTTTATTGGTGGTTTTTTAATGAGTCATTTGGGACGCCGCAAAGTAATAAAAATGTGGGGTGAAATTATTTTGGGGTTTGGTTTAGTATTTTTTGGAATGACAGTGATGGGCGAGGCCACTGCCCCTTTAAACGATAACCCGTTGGTGCCTCAAATTTTTCAATTTATGCGCGAGTATCCATTGCTTAATTTTGTTATTGCGGCAGTTCTTACCGCATTTATCAACTCTAGCAGTGCAGTGGTGGGTATTTTAGTGTCTCTAGCCCATGCTCATGCCATTACGTTTCATGATGCACTGCCCCTTGTATTGGGCGCCAATGTAGGAACCTGTTTTTCGTCGCTAATAGCTGCTAGCCAGGCCAAAACCGATGGCAAGCGGGCGGCATGGGCTAATTTTTTATTACGGGTATCGGCTGTGGCCATGATTTTTCCGGTGTTTAAAATTTATGTAAACGCCATGGATTTTTTTATTAATTTTGTGATGATTAATTTATTTGATATTTCGCCCGATAGCGCTGTGTCTATTTCATTTTTTCATTTTTTGTTTAATGTACAGGTGGTGATTGTGTTTTTACCTCTTTTGTCTTTGGGTGAAAAAATAATGGTGTGGCTTATCCCTGTTCATGACGAGGCCGAACAAAAATTTGGCCCCATGTATTTGGATGAAACAGCCTTAATGACCCCAAGTTTGGCGTTTGCACAGGTAAATCGTGAAATTGTGCGGATGGGAGAGATTATTCAAAAAATGTTTCGTCAGTGCCATGGACTTTTCCAAAAATACGATTTGGATCGTGTGGATGAGATACGTGGCAACGATCATCAGGTAGATATTTTGTACAAGGCCACCAAGTTTTACATGGCCAAACTGCCGCTCACCGATTTGCAGGAAAAAGAGGCGAGCCTGGGAATGCATCTTATTACTGCTGTGAATGAATTTGAAAATATTGGTGATACCATCGATGGACATTTTGTGCGACTGGCCCATAAAAAAGCCAGTAAAGCCGTTAAGTTTTCGGATGAGGGGTGGATGGAAATTTGTGAGGTGCAGGTAAAAACCACACAAATGATGGATATGGCGCTGGCTACTTTGTCGTCGGCCAACCGCGAAATTGCTCTTAAAATGCTAACTCATAGTGAACATCTGCAGGAAAGGCAAAACGAGCTGAAGATGACGCACTTAAAGCGTTTAAATGCCGGTTTAAAGGAATCTATTGAAACGTCTGCTATTCATTTGGAGCTCATGGCCTTGTATCATCGTATTAGTTTAGCGCTGCTTACTATTGTGCATCATTATTTGCCCGAGAAAGAATATTTGCGAATGAATACAGCAGATGGTGGATAGTGTATGGTAAATAGTAAAAATACAAAAAAACCATCCACTATTCACCATCTACTATTCACTTCTTCATATGCTTGTTGATAGCCACTGCCATTTAAGTTTTAAAGATTATCCTCTAGCCGAACGCGACGCTGTTATCAGTCGTGCGCGTGAAGCGGGCGTTAAAACGCTTATCACCATTGGTGCTGGCGAGGCCGTGGCCGGTAACGAAGAAGCGTTGGCTATTGCCAAAACTGACCCGCATATTTATTCCACCGTAGGCATTCATCCGCATGATGCCAGTGTGGTGACTCCGGAGATTATAGCGCATCTCGAAAATTTGGCGCTCCATCCTAAAGTGGTGGCCATTGGCGAAATTGGACTCGATTACCATTACGAGCATTCACCGCGAGACATTCAACGACAGGTGCTGGCCAATTTTATAAAACTCGCTCAAAAAATAAAAAAGCCCATCATGATTCACGACCGTGATGCAGGTGATGAAACGTATGAGATGCTTAAAACGCATGGTGTAAAACCTGGCGAAGTGATGATCCATTGCTTTACGGGTAGCATGGAACTGGCTAAAAAATATTTGGATTTAGGCACGTATCTTTCATTTACCGGCATTGTGACGTTTAAAAAATCGGACGAATTGCGCGAGGTGGTAAAAATAACTCCCTTAAATCAAATGCTGATTGAAACCGACTCGCCTTACTTGGCGCCCGTTCCTTTTCGCGGTAAAACTAACGAGCCCGCGTATGTAAAATATGTGGCCCAAAAAGTAGCCGAAATTAAGGGTCTTAGTTTTGACGAAATAGCTCGTGAGACCACTCAAAATGCCCATCGGTTTTTTGGAATCTTAGGATAAACCTTGTTGTTTTTTGATTTCTTCCAAGAATTTTAGATCTTCCAAATCTTTAGGACGATTGGCAGCTTTTTTCATAATGATGAGGTCGTCAAGTGAGCTAAAATATACATTTTGGTCGGCGAGCTTGCAGGTAATTTTGTTTTTCCAGAGCGTGTCAAAAGTAACACCGGCAACATGCGGATGAATATCCAGCTCAAGAATATATTGTCTAAAAAGTAGTTTTTTTTGCAGCGCCTCCTCAACTGTTGTATCTTGTAAATCGTAACCGGCAGTTTTAAGAGCTTTAAATAATTTTTCTATGTTTTCTTTGTTGGGTTTTACAAAAATATCCAAATCTTTTGTGAGGCGTGAGTAGCCATGAGCAATGCCGGCAGTAGCTCCAATAATAATAAATTCTACAAAATTATCGTTTAATGATTTGAGGGTATTGGCTAGATTCATGGCGTGAATTGATAAATTCGAGCATGGTTAAGTTCCATTCCAACCACGCTTTGAGCCGTTCGTCCATTGGTATGGCTAACGAGCATTGGATGTCGAAGGCCATTTCCTTTTGTGGGTCATCTTGAGCTAGTTTAAGAAGTGGCATAGAACCAATTTAGAGTAAAAATGCGCATTGTTCAATATGCAATTTGGGTGGTTTTTCATAAAAAAGTAGTTTTATATCTGTGTGGTGTAGTCTCCCCAATAATAGGGGCTAGGGGCTAGGAGCTAGGGGCTTGAAACTCCTTTTGGTGCCAGGTACATTTTAAGAGTTCCCTTCCATTTAAAATAATCAAATAAATTCAATTACTTATAGTTAATTTTTTTTGGACCCCAAATGGCCTTTTTGGCAAGCTTGTTGCTTTATACAGGAGGAGAGCCTTTGTTATGGGCTCCATACTATAAGGATATATATGGCTGTAAATGGCGTACAACCAGGACAAACAACCCAAACCGGACCTCTTCCTCCGGCTGATGGCAATGCCGATGCTACGGGTAGCACCGGTGTTACACAACCCCAGCCGCCTGCCGGTGGTTCTGCTGATGGTGGCGATGTTAGTAGTCCATCCGATGGTGCTGCCTCGCTTGCCGAATTGTTTGCCGATGCCGTAGGGTCTACCGATGGTACTTCTGCTGATGCTCCCGATTTGGGTTTTGGTGATACCGAAAGTCCCTCTTCGCCCATTAAAGATTTAGATGTTGATGTTAATATTGCCGAACTTTTGAAAGATGGTAATCATAAGCCGCTTACCAAAGAAGAAGCTTTACAGAAATTAAATCAGCTTCAAGCTGCCATGAGTGCTCCTGAGATGGCTCCGGCTGTGGAGGAAGTTTCTCATGCCGATGCTCCTGAACAAGACGCTCAACAGCAAAAAGAAGGTAAAGATCAGCTTACCAAAGATTTGGTTAATAAAATGCAAAGTGAAGTGGCCAATTTAAAACAAAAATTTGCCGCTAAATATTCGCAGGCTTCTCATGGAACGGTGCTTAGCAAAGAAGATACTGCCGAATTTTATAAAACAGGTTCTCGTTTGGCACTGCTTTCTAAGGGTTTGCAAGCTCGTAAAACGGCCGAAAAGCAGGCTGCTAAAGCTACAACCGCCAACCAAAAACAAATTGCTCAAGGCGATAAAGCCCGTGTGGTGCACCAAGATTTAAGTGCTGTATTGGCCGGTAAAAAAGCGCCTGTGGTTGTTAAGTCTGAAAGTTCTAAAAAATCTAACGCGTCTGACAAGTCTGACGTGTCCGACAGGTCCGACGTAGCTACCGAGTTAGCCGCTCAAGCCGAGGGCACAACCGAAACTGCAAGCTCTAGCGGCACTCAAGCCGATATGAGTGGCGAAGGTTTT is part of the bacterium genome and harbors:
- the ftsY gene encoding signal recognition particle-docking protein FtsY encodes the protein MIVTYLLITLAFLVPIFLFLLVRQKLKAKPSASLVMKSSPGLLSGLFKGGESTLVALEEKLLAADFGIESTQVLLTDMGSYLSNPDEAQKHLQQKMKTMLADPQGFAFSPSKPHVLMMVGINGVGKTTTLAKLAHWAVGQSKKVLLVAADTFRAAAAEQLETWATRSGAQIVRGNDQTDPASLVFDGIKKALATDVDLVLIDTAGRLHTKSNLMEELKKMVRVGEKSLGRALDDIYLVLDATTGQNGLSQARDFLGAIPLTGIVLTKFDGTAKGGIVFAIRQKTGLPIRFVGMGEGMVDLKPFDATDFIDKIFH
- a CDS encoding nucleotidyltransferase; the encoded protein is MNLANTLKSLNDNFVEFIIIGATAGIAHGYSRLTKDLDIFVKPNKENIEKLFKALKTAGYDLQDTTVEEALQKKLLFRQYILELDIHPHVAGVTFDTLWKNKITCKLADQNVYFSSLDDLIIMKKAANRPKDLEDLKFLEEIKKQQGLS
- a CDS encoding TatD family hydrolase, with the protein product MLVDSHCHLSFKDYPLAERDAVISRAREAGVKTLITIGAGEAVAGNEEALAIAKTDPHIYSTVGIHPHDASVVTPEIIAHLENLALHPKVVAIGEIGLDYHYEHSPRDIQRQVLANFIKLAQKIKKPIMIHDRDAGDETYEMLKTHGVKPGEVMIHCFTGSMELAKKYLDLGTYLSFTGIVTFKKSDELREVVKITPLNQMLIETDSPYLAPVPFRGKTNEPAYVKYVAQKVAEIKGLSFDEIARETTQNAHRFFGILG
- a CDS encoding valine--tRNA ligase, with the protein product MKENDEISKVYEPHDVENKWIDLWLKNRVFSMDKPDASKPSYSVVIPPPNVTGSLHMGHALNSTIQDILVRYHRMKGFNALWVVGTDHAGIATQNVVERQLKEEGKSRFDLGREKFVERVWEWKKKSGGTIIGQLKRLGASCDYDNERFTMDDGLSGAVKKVFVDLYNEGLIYRGNRLINWCPRCQTSLSDLEVEHESKKTSLWHIRYPVDGGWWIVDGEEEKKDYVVVATTRPETLFGDVAIAVHSDDERYKASVGKKVKLPLTNRSIPVVADSFVDQAFGSGVVKITPAHDFNDFAVSERLGLTKINILDKTGKLNDNVPDDFKGMDRFKARDLAVAKLEEAGLIEKIEPYGNSVGHCYRCKTVVEPYLSDQWFVKTKPLADTAMKAVREGHTRFVPQHWEKTYFQWMENIQDWCVSRQIWWGHQIPAWYCMEEVDSGSSMVDSKSTIHHPPSTIHLCPPIVSETPPLACPKCGSTKLIQDPDVLDTWFSSGLWPFSTLGWPENTERLKTFYPTSSLVTAFDIIFFWVARMMMFGCHFMAKDGRPLKDAVPFKDVHIHALVRDPTGQKMSKSKGNVVDPLVLMEKYGTDAFRFTLAAFAAQGRDIKLDEARVEGYRNFCNKIWNASRFAMMNAEPFIKSVDDFKNITPKNRFNQWILFELNQTIDAVSKSIEGYEFNRGAHTVYNFFWQNFCSWYIELTKEIFRSGTDAEKIETARTTFYVLDTALRLMHPFMPFITEEIWQMLGDRKGASIAKSNYPVVANTENYKKAWQEVNALTLVATAIRNIRQETGVPLKEAVKISVIAPEAEKTILKEIEKMIGWLATVSQINFVDKELSEPAALAMAGNATIMIPLAGLIDIDKEKARQDKKMAKVDKDIAALNAQLGNENFAKNADAELLEEKQNLLKAVMAEKALIERAIGMLK
- the nadC gene encoding carboxylating nicotinate-nucleotide diphosphorylase, with protein sequence MKKPIYYTLIKQALHEDNAHRDITTEASFGKKPPLADGYLVAKQDFVLSGLDVARDTFLAVDKSIHFITGVENGAKILKGERFAKVVGPVDSLLRAERVALNFLQQLSGVATLTYEFVKKIKGSRAQILDTRKTVPGLRVLQKRAVAHGGGTNHRMTLNDMYLIKDNHIDASGSVLKALESAHAHRSKNKLKNVLIQIEARTLAEVKDALKGRADLILLDNMSIAQIKEAVRLVKGRVPLEVSGGVNINTVKKIASTGVSRISIGALTHSIKAVDISFLIQPL
- a CDS encoding Na/Pi cotransporter family protein, whose protein sequence is MPSSHVLQFIGGLTFFFFGLFTLHQGLHSFAGDRLKNLIRKSTVGPIKSIVTGIVATFFLQSSTATSLMTIGLASSGLLTLRQAMAVLLGAGIGTTFVVLIISIKSIMQLGLVFFIGGFLMSHLGRRKVIKMWGEIILGFGLVFFGMTVMGEATAPLNDNPLVPQIFQFMREYPLLNFVIAAVLTAFINSSSAVVGILVSLAHAHAITFHDALPLVLGANVGTCFSSLIAASQAKTDGKRAAWANFLLRVSAVAMIFPVFKIYVNAMDFFINFVMINLFDISPDSAVSISFFHFLFNVQVVIVFLPLLSLGEKIMVWLIPVHDEAEQKFGPMYLDETALMTPSLAFAQVNREIVRMGEIIQKMFRQCHGLFQKYDLDRVDEIRGNDHQVDILYKATKFYMAKLPLTDLQEKEASLGMHLITAVNEFENIGDTIDGHFVRLAHKKASKAVKFSDEGWMEICEVQVKTTQMMDMALATLSSANREIALKMLTHSEHLQERQNELKMTHLKRLNAGLKESIETSAIHLELMALYHRISLALLTIVHHYLPEKEYLRMNTADGG